From the genome of Muricauda sp. SCSIO 64092, one region includes:
- a CDS encoding OmpA family protein — MKHLSKFFVVALLVLGFNNLQAQDENNPWQVSFGVNAIDVYPTDDSSTSINLPPYETGTLFSEYFNANDHWNILPSISYIAVSRYIGDGFSIGARGSLNRIENLGDVRVDDVSHFAVDGTIKYNIFQNTKLDPFVEVGGGYTWVDEIGAGTVNGGIGVNYWFTDNIGVVLQTQYKHAFEDYGVKHFQHLGGLNIRFGGTDTDGDGIYDRDDACPEVAGLEAFNGCPDSDGDGIEDGKDSCPDQAGSKEMNGCPDSDGDGIADKDDACPNEAGIAALAGCPDADGDGIADGQDQCPNEAGPAENNGCPWPDSDGDTVLDKDDQCPQVAGTVANNGCPEVTEEVQKQLNDYARTILFDTGKSSIKAESTSVMVDIIQILNEYPNAKFTVEGHTDSVGSAKLNQSLSEKRANSVRDFLIGKGIGSDRLTAIGYGEEKPIATNNTRAGRTQNRRVEINLIK, encoded by the coding sequence ATGAAACATCTTAGCAAATTTTTTGTTGTTGCCTTACTTGTTTTAGGCTTTAACAACCTACAAGCGCAAGACGAAAATAATCCTTGGCAGGTGAGCTTTGGTGTAAACGCCATTGACGTTTATCCAACCGATGACAGTTCTACAAGTATCAACTTGCCTCCGTATGAGACGGGTACACTTTTTAGCGAATATTTCAACGCAAATGACCATTGGAATATCTTGCCTTCCATTTCATACATTGCCGTTTCCAGATATATCGGTGACGGATTTTCAATCGGTGCCCGTGGGTCCTTGAATAGAATAGAAAATTTGGGTGATGTAAGGGTGGATGACGTCTCTCACTTCGCTGTTGATGGTACAATTAAGTATAACATTTTTCAAAACACCAAATTGGATCCATTCGTTGAAGTAGGTGGTGGTTATACCTGGGTTGATGAGATTGGTGCCGGAACGGTAAATGGTGGTATTGGTGTGAATTACTGGTTCACCGACAATATTGGTGTTGTCCTACAAACCCAGTACAAGCATGCTTTCGAAGATTATGGAGTTAAGCATTTCCAACATTTGGGAGGTCTTAATATTAGATTCGGTGGTACGGATACTGATGGTGATGGTATTTACGACAGGGATGATGCATGTCCTGAGGTAGCCGGATTGGAAGCTTTCAATGGTTGTCCTGATTCTGATGGTGACGGTATTGAAGATGGCAAGGATAGCTGTCCCGACCAAGCTGGTTCCAAAGAAATGAATGGTTGTCCTGATTCCGATGGCGATGGTATAGCCGATAAGGATGATGCTTGTCCAAACGAAGCTGGTATTGCTGCTTTGGCCGGATGCCCAGATGCAGATGGTGACGGTATTGCAGATGGACAGGACCAATGTCCTAACGAAGCTGGTCCTGCTGAGAACAACGGATGCCCTTGGCCAGATTCTGATGGCGACACTGTTCTTGACAAAGACGATCAGTGTCCACAGGTTGCAGGTACCGTAGCCAATAACGGTTGCCCAGAAGTAACTGAAGAAGTTCAAAAGCAGTTGAACGATTATGCCAGGACGATATTGTTCGACACTGGTAAATCAAGTATCAAGGCAGAGTCTACCTCAGTTATGGTAGATATCATTCAAATTTTGAACGAATATCCAAATGCCAAGTTCACTGTTGAAGGACATACCGATAGCGTTGGTAGTGCTAAATTGAACCAAAGCCTTTCCGAGAAGAGAGCTAATTCCGTTAGGGACTTCCTAATAGGCAAAGGTATCGGTTCCGATAGGTTGACAGCTATTGGTTATGGTGAGGAAAAGCCAATTGCCACTAACAACACAAGAGCGGGTAGAACCCAAAACAGAAGGGTTGAAATTAACCTTATCAAATAA
- a CDS encoding superoxide dismutase, with translation MAFELPNLPYAYDALEPHIDARTMEIHHTKHHNGYTTKLNGAIEGTDLENKSITDILTGMDMTNGAVRNNGGGYYNHSLFWEVMSPDGGGTPSGDLADAINETFGSFDAFKEQFSAAAGTRFGSGWAWLCVHKGGKLEICSTPNQDNPLMPEVACGGHPILGLDVWEHAYYLNYQNRRPDYVTAFFNVINWDKVAENYEQNK, from the coding sequence ATGGCTTTTGAACTACCTAATTTACCCTATGCCTATGATGCATTGGAACCACATATTGATGCTAGAACCATGGAAATTCACCATACCAAGCACCACAATGGATATACCACCAAGTTGAACGGTGCAATCGAAGGAACGGATTTGGAGAACAAATCCATAACGGATATTCTTACCGGTATGGACATGACCAATGGTGCCGTACGAAATAATGGTGGGGGATATTATAACCACAGTCTTTTTTGGGAAGTAATGTCCCCAGATGGTGGAGGCACTCCATCGGGCGATTTGGCGGATGCCATAAATGAGACATTTGGGTCCTTTGATGCCTTTAAGGAGCAATTCAGTGCAGCGGCAGGTACCCGTTTTGGATCCGGATGGGCGTGGTTGTGTGTACACAAAGGGGGAAAGTTGGAAATTTGCTCTACCCCAAACCAAGATAATCCATTGATGCCGGAGGTTGCCTGTGGTGGACATCCCATTTTGGGACTGGATGTTTGGGAACATGCCTATTATCTGAACTATCAGAATAGAAGACCGGATTACGTTACGGCATTTTTTAATGTGATCAATTGGGACAAAGTGGCAGAGAACTACGAGCAAAACAAGTAG
- the kbl gene encoding glycine C-acetyltransferase, whose protein sequence is MYGKIKEHLDKELEAIQQAGLFKKERVITSPQNAVIKISTGEEVINFCANNYLGLSSHPDVIQAAKDTLDTHGFGMSSVRFICGTQDIHKELEQKIAGFYGTEDTILYAAAFDANGGVFEPLLTNEDAIISDSLNHASIIDGVRLCKAKRYRYANNDMSDLEQKLIDANKEGARFKIIVTDGVFSMDGLLAPLDHICTLAEKYDAMVMVDECHAAGFIGSTGRGTPEEKNVMGKIDIITGTLGKALGGAMGGYTTGKKEIIEMLRQRSRPYLFSNSLAPAIVGASIKVFDLLDKDTSLRDKLQWNTDYFKKGIKEAGFDIIDGDSAIVPVMLYNAKLSQQMADMLLKEGIYVIGFFYPVVPKEKARIRVQLSAAHTKEHLDRAIHAFAKVGKVLNIV, encoded by the coding sequence ATGTACGGAAAGATCAAAGAGCACTTAGACAAGGAATTGGAGGCAATTCAACAAGCCGGACTTTTTAAAAAGGAGCGTGTCATTACTTCACCCCAAAATGCGGTAATCAAGATTTCCACGGGAGAGGAGGTAATCAACTTTTGTGCGAACAATTATTTGGGGCTTTCATCCCATCCCGATGTAATACAAGCGGCCAAGGATACCCTGGATACCCATGGCTTTGGAATGTCCTCGGTTCGATTCATTTGTGGGACCCAGGACATCCATAAGGAATTGGAACAAAAAATAGCCGGGTTTTATGGAACGGAGGATACCATTCTTTATGCAGCGGCCTTTGATGCCAATGGAGGGGTGTTTGAACCCCTTCTTACCAATGAAGATGCCATTATTTCAGATTCGCTTAACCATGCATCCATTATTGATGGGGTTCGGCTGTGCAAGGCCAAACGGTATAGATATGCCAACAACGATATGTCCGATTTGGAGCAAAAGCTTATCGATGCAAATAAGGAAGGGGCCCGATTCAAGATCATAGTTACTGACGGCGTATTCTCCATGGATGGGCTATTGGCACCTTTGGACCATATCTGTACGCTTGCGGAAAAGTATGATGCCATGGTTATGGTAGATGAATGCCATGCGGCAGGTTTTATTGGTTCAACCGGGAGGGGGACCCCGGAAGAAAAAAATGTGATGGGAAAAATAGACATCATTACCGGTACCTTGGGCAAGGCCTTGGGTGGGGCCATGGGGGGCTATACCACCGGCAAAAAGGAAATCATTGAAATGTTGCGGCAACGTTCACGTCCGTATTTATTTTCCAACTCCCTGGCCCCGGCAATTGTGGGTGCATCCATAAAGGTTTTTGATCTCCTGGACAAAGACACTTCATTACGGGATAAGCTACAATGGAACACGGACTATTTCAAAAAAGGAATAAAAGAGGCCGGTTTTGACATTATTGATGGAGATTCCGCCATAGTGCCCGTAATGTTGTACAATGCAAAACTGTCCCAACAAATGGCGGACATGTTATTGAAGGAAGGTATCTATGTGATTGGATTTTTCTATCCCGTTGTTCCCAAGGAAAAAGCCCGGATAAGGGTTCAACTTTCCGCTGCCCATACCAAGGAACATCTCGATAGGGCAATCCATGCATTTGCCAAGGTGGGAAAGGTCCTAAATATCGTTTAA
- a CDS encoding SDR family oxidoreductase: MELEGKVAYITGGSKGIGLGVAKSLLEKGMKVAISGRNQKSLNEALEVLGYSDNVMAVVSDVTQYADEEEVVRAITARWGKLDVVLANAGVGHFSPIDTMTFDQWHQMINTNLTGAFNTLKATVELLRQSKGYYMTLASLAGTNFFAQGAGYNATKFGVVGFTQAAMLDLRKYDIKVTTIMPGSVATYFNGNEPSEKDAWKIQPGDIGKLVVDLLTMHPRTLPSKIEVRPSRPDLKGN; this comes from the coding sequence ATGGAACTGGAAGGTAAAGTAGCTTATATCACAGGCGGAAGCAAAGGCATTGGTTTGGGTGTTGCCAAGAGTTTATTGGAAAAGGGGATGAAGGTGGCCATAAGTGGAAGAAACCAAAAATCACTTAATGAGGCCTTGGAGGTATTGGGTTATAGCGATAATGTAATGGCTGTGGTGTCCGATGTTACCCAATATGCAGATGAAGAGGAAGTGGTAAGGGCCATAACAGCTCGATGGGGAAAGTTGGATGTGGTTTTGGCCAATGCCGGTGTTGGACATTTTTCACCCATCGACACCATGACTTTTGACCAATGGCATCAAATGATAAACACCAATCTTACCGGTGCTTTTAATACACTCAAAGCCACTGTGGAGTTATTAAGGCAGTCCAAAGGATATTATATGACCTTGGCGAGTTTGGCGGGGACAAACTTTTTTGCCCAAGGGGCTGGTTATAATGCCACTAAGTTTGGGGTGGTTGGGTTTACACAAGCAGCGATGTTGGATTTAAGAAAATACGACATTAAAGTAACTACCATCATGCCCGGTTCCGTGGCAACCTATTTTAATGGCAATGAACCCTCGGAAAAGGATGCATGGAAGATTCAACCTGGGGATATTGGGAAATTGGTTGTGGATTTACTGACCATGCACCCACGTACACTGCCCAGTAAAATTGAAGTGAGACCATCCAGACCAGATTTAAAAGGGAACTGA
- a CDS encoding PD-(D/E)XK nuclease family protein, which produces MAFVLPSKRAGLFLKKHISEFVRKPIFSPKIYSIEELIIEISGIANTTNLNLLLELYETSKLYLKSEELTFQSFLSWGNTLLSDFNEIDRNLVEHKSLFAYLTESQRIKNWGSDKRPTPLISNSLKFWSQLETVYENFQSRLLEKGVGYQGLLYRKASEKVQRFLSNNPGITYHFIGFNALNVAEEHIFQSFFTNGKATVSWDIDSYFVEDGVHEAGFFIRNYLKKWNQFNGLSPLEHRNQFLKEKKIHITGVPKSISQAKYVGHILRGVLSQNNENNIALVLADETLLKPILHALPENTSKVNITMGLPLRKTTLFDFFDSLFNVHLNRSKNGWYHKDVIKLLSNPYAIAFLNTSKNNLAGDLKNHIKEKNILFVNQALLDTLPYSKSARLKRLFSPSPQGALFAKTCLTVVQDLKQLYQESNDQQEIHQLYGFHQLFTQVHDLVQIKPYLNSLKALKHIFNELVLTEKIDFKGEPLGGLQIMGVLESRNLDFETVIITSVNEGILPAGKSQNSFIPYDIKKGFGLPTYKEKDAIYAYHFYRLLQRAKNVHLLYNTEPDVLLGNEKSRFISQLQTDTSLGPYITQSVAAPETAIALEPAKEIVKTPELIGLLMELGSRGFSPSALTNYIKNPYDFYKNNVLRLNEVEEVEENIAYNTFGTIVHDTLEELYLPLVGERITPKGLESLKKGVTSITKTNFEKFYMSKDIESGQNLIAFHVIQKYVSSVIDLDIERSRSHEIILMALEKSIKAQILLPGHPQPLFLKGKLDRLESVDGVVHILDYKTGNVASSEVEVLDVMETITNEKRSKAFQLLCYALMLHKEDQINSLNAGIVPIKKLSMGILPFALKKSARGPRDLTIDKELLAHFQEHLFTLLTDILNPEKPFVDTDSVPF; this is translated from the coding sequence ATGGCTTTTGTACTCCCCAGTAAAAGGGCTGGCCTTTTTCTTAAAAAGCACATCTCCGAATTCGTTCGCAAACCCATTTTTAGCCCGAAGATATATAGCATTGAGGAACTCATAATTGAAATATCCGGTATAGCAAATACCACTAATCTTAATTTACTACTTGAGCTCTATGAAACCTCTAAGCTATATTTAAAGTCCGAGGAACTAACGTTTCAGTCGTTTCTCTCATGGGGAAACACCTTACTTTCGGATTTTAACGAAATTGACAGGAATCTTGTTGAACACAAATCCTTATTTGCTTACCTAACCGAAAGTCAGCGTATTAAAAATTGGGGGAGTGATAAAAGGCCAACACCTTTGATCTCCAATAGCCTTAAATTCTGGAGCCAATTGGAAACGGTATATGAAAACTTTCAGTCACGGTTATTGGAAAAAGGAGTGGGGTACCAAGGATTGCTCTATAGGAAGGCCTCAGAAAAGGTACAACGCTTTTTATCCAATAATCCCGGGATAACGTATCATTTTATCGGGTTCAACGCCCTAAATGTGGCTGAAGAGCACATTTTTCAATCCTTTTTCACCAATGGAAAAGCTACTGTTTCTTGGGACATTGACTCTTATTTTGTGGAAGATGGTGTTCATGAAGCTGGTTTCTTTATTCGGAACTACCTTAAAAAATGGAATCAATTTAATGGCCTGTCCCCATTGGAGCATCGCAATCAATTCCTTAAGGAAAAGAAAATCCATATTACGGGTGTTCCCAAATCCATATCCCAAGCCAAATATGTTGGCCACATCCTAAGGGGTGTCCTAAGCCAAAACAACGAAAACAATATTGCCCTGGTCCTGGCGGACGAAACCCTATTAAAGCCCATTCTACATGCCCTTCCTGAGAATACCTCCAAAGTGAATATTACTATGGGCCTGCCCTTGAGGAAAACCACCCTTTTCGATTTTTTTGATTCCCTTTTTAACGTACACTTAAACAGGTCGAAAAATGGTTGGTACCATAAGGATGTAATAAAGTTGCTATCCAATCCATATGCCATTGCGTTTTTGAATACATCAAAAAACAATTTGGCGGGGGACCTAAAGAACCATATTAAGGAAAAAAATATCCTATTTGTGAACCAGGCGCTTTTGGATACTTTGCCCTATTCCAAATCGGCCCGGTTAAAAAGGCTTTTCAGTCCCTCCCCGCAGGGTGCGCTTTTTGCCAAGACGTGCTTGACGGTTGTTCAGGACCTTAAACAGCTATATCAAGAATCCAACGATCAACAAGAAATTCATCAACTATACGGTTTCCATCAGCTTTTTACCCAAGTACATGATTTGGTTCAAATAAAACCGTATTTAAACTCATTAAAAGCCTTAAAGCATATCTTCAATGAACTCGTTTTGACAGAAAAAATCGATTTTAAAGGGGAACCTTTGGGAGGGCTACAGATTATGGGGGTTTTGGAAAGTAGAAACCTGGATTTTGAAACTGTGATCATTACCTCGGTCAATGAAGGTATACTCCCCGCTGGAAAAAGCCAAAATTCATTTATTCCCTATGATATCAAAAAGGGATTTGGCTTACCGACCTATAAGGAGAAAGATGCCATCTACGCTTACCATTTCTATAGATTGTTGCAACGGGCCAAAAACGTCCATCTGCTTTATAATACGGAACCAGATGTTCTTCTGGGCAATGAAAAAAGTCGATTTATTTCCCAGTTGCAAACGGATACCAGCTTAGGGCCCTACATAACCCAAAGTGTTGCTGCCCCAGAGACCGCAATTGCTTTGGAACCGGCCAAGGAAATTGTAAAGACTCCTGAACTTATTGGGCTATTAATGGAGTTGGGCAGCCGTGGGTTTTCTCCATCGGCTTTGACCAACTACATTAAAAACCCGTACGACTTTTACAAAAACAACGTTCTACGACTCAATGAAGTTGAAGAAGTTGAGGAAAACATTGCCTATAACACCTTTGGAACCATTGTTCATGATACTTTGGAAGAACTCTATTTACCCCTGGTTGGGGAGAGAATTACCCCAAAAGGATTGGAATCCCTAAAAAAAGGTGTTACATCCATTACCAAAACCAATTTTGAGAAGTTTTATATGTCCAAGGATATTGAAAGTGGTCAAAACCTCATTGCCTTCCATGTCATACAGAAATATGTTTCTTCCGTTATTGATTTGGATATTGAGCGTTCCCGGTCCCACGAAATCATCCTGATGGCCCTTGAAAAAAGCATCAAAGCCCAAATCCTATTGCCAGGACATCCCCAACCGCTCTTCTTAAAGGGCAAATTGGATAGATTGGAAAGTGTAGACGGTGTTGTACACATTTTGGATTATAAAACGGGCAATGTGGCTTCATCAGAAGTTGAGGTCCTTGATGTAATGGAAACCATTACCAACGAAAAACGCTCAAAAGCTTTTCAATTGTTGTGTTATGCTTTAATGTTACACAAGGAAGACCAAATCAATAGTCTAAATGCAGGAATAGTCCCCATTAAAAAATTGAGTATGGGTATTCTACCCTTTGCTTTAAAGAAAAGCGCTAGAGGCCCCAGGGACTTGACCATAGATAAGGAGCTATTGGCCCACTTTCAAGAACACCTCTTCACTTTGCTTACTGATATATTGAATCCCGAAAAACCTTTTGTAGATACGGATTCAGTTCCCTTTTAA
- a CDS encoding UvrD-helicase domain-containing protein yields the protein MPSGFHIYNASAGSGKTYQLTRSYLKLVLSNIAAQRFREILALTFTNKAVEEMKTRILDSLYRFGHPEIDKNDNPMFLELSAELGLSSAEMEKRASKTLKLLLHNYDFFEVSTIDKFTHRVIKAFAKDLKVSQHFEVELDTELLLDGAIAQLLQRVGDEPQLQKILIDFSLEKVETDKSWTIIKDLKNVGGLLFKENHYVHLKGLVGKEIGDFEEPKTFFSTRIASLSSHITECADKALKMIQDNGLEFSDFKGSYFPKFMGVLQSGNHKVDFNAAWKQRFDETPLYNKSCPEHTKTKLDGLHPHFSSLFKSIKENVHALAFFKNVYTNILPLTVLNEIAKEISLLQKEWEILHISEFNKLISNEIANQPVPYIYERLGEKYRHYFIDEFQDTSKMQWENLVPLIGNALETENLNGEKGSLVLVGDAKQSIYRWRGGNPKQFLGLSDKSQNPFTIAPEVHNLDTNWRSYDSIVEFNNDFFGHIAPYFKEKGYQKLYSEQCQQQTNHKKGGYIEIGFAPSTVEDNTMFYCENVLKTIQRILNKGFHLNDICILVRKNHHGILLANYLAEHGIPIISSEALLLANNPEVQFLVSLLRFLDNPLEKALQFDVLEYLFKTNKERHHFIIQHLGSLPAYLKEQYAYDISIESGMPVLDILERAIASFHLSDKCGAHVVHFLDTVLEIAEKTGVGIYEFLEYWNLKKEVLAISAPQDRNAVRLMTIHKSKGLEFQFVIFPFADSRIKDRLNSKKIWVPLAASDSAGIQKVLVNASPELEHYSDDSRELYTSENHLSELDDINVLYVALTRAIEGLFVLTKESRTETYGKMFKNYLLQKGIWDSNTTQYQFGEFMETMDNPPIQTTTKQIRYIYNTVDNLPKIATASQSLWEPEQNKSLEWGNMLHNILAEINTLQDVDGAVLRALTKGDVSQYDAKPIRETILKILTHPQLSTFFQEKSRGRNEVEILDGQGRIYRPDRLVFHGKQVTIIDYKTGSPNSKHQQQLESYATLLEELDLVVTQKILVYIGEQIEPVFI from the coding sequence TTGCCATCTGGGTTCCACATATATAATGCCTCTGCAGGTTCTGGTAAAACCTACCAACTTACCCGGTCTTATTTAAAACTTGTCCTCTCCAATATTGCGGCGCAACGGTTCAGGGAAATCCTGGCACTTACATTTACCAATAAAGCCGTGGAAGAGATGAAGACCAGAATACTGGACAGTCTTTACCGCTTTGGACATCCAGAAATTGACAAAAACGATAATCCCATGTTTTTGGAGCTGTCCGCAGAACTTGGACTATCTTCCGCTGAAATGGAAAAGAGGGCATCCAAGACCCTAAAGCTTCTACTGCACAATTATGACTTTTTTGAAGTTTCGACCATAGATAAGTTCACCCATAGGGTGATCAAGGCTTTTGCAAAGGATTTGAAGGTTTCGCAGCATTTTGAGGTGGAACTGGATACCGAACTATTGTTGGATGGGGCAATTGCCCAACTTCTTCAACGTGTCGGAGATGAACCGCAACTGCAAAAAATACTTATCGATTTTTCATTGGAAAAGGTCGAAACCGATAAGAGCTGGACCATCATAAAAGACCTCAAGAATGTTGGAGGGCTGCTCTTTAAAGAGAACCACTATGTCCACCTAAAAGGGTTGGTTGGCAAGGAAATTGGAGATTTTGAGGAACCGAAAACATTTTTTAGCACAAGGATTGCGTCACTATCAAGCCACATCACCGAATGTGCCGATAAGGCCTTAAAAATGATTCAGGACAATGGTCTGGAGTTCTCCGATTTCAAGGGCAGCTATTTTCCGAAATTCATGGGTGTACTTCAATCAGGAAATCACAAAGTGGATTTCAATGCCGCTTGGAAACAACGTTTTGATGAAACCCCACTTTACAATAAAAGCTGTCCTGAGCATACCAAAACCAAATTGGATGGATTACATCCCCATTTTTCATCTTTGTTTAAAAGCATCAAGGAAAATGTCCATGCCCTGGCATTCTTCAAAAACGTCTATACCAACATTCTTCCCCTTACGGTACTCAATGAAATCGCAAAGGAAATCTCCTTACTTCAAAAGGAGTGGGAAATCCTTCATATTTCAGAGTTCAACAAACTTATTTCCAATGAAATCGCCAACCAACCCGTCCCTTATATCTATGAACGTCTGGGAGAAAAGTACAGGCACTACTTTATAGATGAGTTCCAGGATACGTCCAAAATGCAATGGGAAAATCTGGTTCCCCTAATTGGAAACGCCCTGGAAACGGAAAACCTGAACGGTGAAAAGGGTTCGTTGGTATTGGTGGGCGATGCAAAACAATCCATTTACAGGTGGCGTGGTGGAAATCCCAAACAGTTTTTGGGACTGAGTGACAAATCCCAAAATCCGTTCACCATTGCCCCGGAAGTCCACAATCTGGATACCAACTGGCGTAGTTACGATTCCATCGTTGAATTTAACAATGATTTTTTTGGCCACATTGCACCGTACTTTAAAGAAAAGGGGTATCAAAAGCTATATTCCGAACAATGTCAACAGCAAACGAACCACAAAAAAGGGGGGTATATAGAAATCGGTTTTGCTCCAAGTACCGTTGAGGACAACACCATGTTTTATTGCGAGAACGTCTTGAAAACGATCCAACGCATTTTAAACAAAGGCTTTCACTTAAATGATATTTGCATTCTGGTCCGAAAAAACCACCATGGCATACTCTTGGCGAATTATTTGGCAGAACATGGTATTCCCATAATTTCGTCTGAGGCCCTTTTACTGGCCAATAATCCCGAAGTACAATTCCTGGTGTCCCTGTTACGATTTTTGGACAATCCTTTGGAGAAAGCACTTCAATTTGATGTGCTCGAATACCTATTTAAAACCAATAAAGAGCGACACCATTTTATAATTCAACATTTGGGCAGTTTACCGGCCTACTTAAAAGAACAGTATGCCTATGACATATCCATTGAAAGCGGTATGCCCGTATTGGATATTTTGGAAAGGGCAATCGCTTCTTTCCATTTATCGGATAAGTGCGGTGCACATGTAGTCCATTTTTTGGATACCGTTTTGGAGATAGCGGAAAAAACAGGGGTGGGTATTTATGAATTCCTGGAATATTGGAACTTGAAAAAAGAGGTTTTGGCCATCTCCGCTCCACAGGACAGGAATGCGGTTCGGCTTATGACCATCCACAAATCCAAAGGACTGGAATTTCAATTTGTCATTTTTCCCTTTGCGGATTCCAGGATCAAGGACAGGCTAAATTCAAAAAAAATATGGGTTCCCCTTGCCGCATCCGATTCCGCGGGAATTCAAAAAGTATTGGTAAACGCATCTCCGGAGCTTGAGCACTATTCGGACGATTCAAGGGAGCTCTATACCTCCGAAAACCACCTCTCGGAACTAGATGACATCAATGTGCTGTATGTAGCCCTGACAAGGGCAATTGAGGGACTTTTTGTCCTGACCAAGGAATCCAGAACCGAAACCTACGGCAAAATGTTCAAAAACTATTTGCTCCAAAAGGGCATTTGGGATTCCAACACCACGCAGTACCAGTTTGGAGAGTTTATGGAAACCATGGACAACCCACCAATACAGACAACTACAAAGCAAATCCGATATATCTATAATACCGTTGACAATCTGCCAAAAATTGCCACTGCCTCCCAATCGTTGTGGGAACCGGAACAAAACAAATCGCTGGAATGGGGCAATATGCTTCATAACATACTGGCAGAGATCAATACCTTGCAAGATGTTGATGGGGCGGTCCTTCGCGCGTTAACCAAGGGCGATGTTTCCCAGTATGATGCGAAACCAATAAGGGAAACCATTCTCAAAATTCTTACCCATCCCCAACTTTCCACATTTTTCCAAGAAAAAAGTAGGGGTAGGAATGAAGTTGAGATACTGGACGGACAAGGTCGCATATACCGACCAGATCGCTTGGTTTTCCATGGAAAGCAGGTAACGATCATTGATTACAAAACAGGCTCGCCCAATTCAAAACATCAACAGCAATTGGAATCCTATGCTACCCTTTTGGAAGAATTAGATCTTGTTGTCACTCAAAAAATTTTGGTTTACATTGGCGAGCAAATAGAACCTGTTTTCATTTAG